A single region of the Hyphomicrobiales bacterium genome encodes:
- a CDS encoding Transcriptional regulator, ArsR family has translation MNMREKQAIDAFAALSQETRLRIVRLLVTAGPEGLPAGAIGEAMDGASSSRMSFHLSHLEQAGLVESRRAGRSIIYTAAYPALSDLVEFLMRDCCQGHPEVCNPAVAALSSCCNPAKDAANV, from the coding sequence ATGAACATGAGAGAAAAGCAAGCCATCGATGCGTTTGCAGCCCTGTCACAGGAAACGCGGTTGAGGATCGTGCGCCTGCTGGTCACAGCCGGGCCGGAGGGGTTGCCCGCCGGCGCCATCGGCGAAGCGATGGATGGCGCCTCCTCCTCGCGCATGTCCTTTCATCTCAGCCACCTTGAGCAAGCTGGCCTTGTCGAGTCTCGGCGTGCGGGACGGTCGATCATCTACACCGCGGCCTATCCAGCCCTGTCCGATCTTGTTGAGTTTCTCATGCGCGACTGCTGCCAGGGCCACCCGGAGGTGTGCAATCCGGCGGTCGCAGCGCTGTCCTCGTGCTGTAATCCCGCTAAGGATGCCGCCAATGTCTGA
- a CDS encoding Arsenate reductase, with protein sequence MSDTIQSDRVFNVLFLCTGNSARSILAESILQKDGGGRFRAFSAGSQPKGTVNPFAVKVLQALDYPTEAFRSKSWEEFAQPGAPVMDFVFTVCDSAAGEACPVWPGQPMTAHWGIEDPAAAEGTNIEKEAAFVAAFRYLKARISVFTALPIASLDRMILGAKLVEIGQLQGTTKPRPSAA encoded by the coding sequence ATGTCTGATACAATCCAATCCGACCGCGTCTTCAATGTGTTGTTCCTCTGCACTGGCAATTCGGCCCGCTCGATCCTGGCCGAGAGCATTCTGCAAAAAGATGGCGGCGGTCGCTTCCGGGCTTTTTCTGCCGGCAGTCAGCCCAAGGGCACCGTCAATCCCTTCGCCGTGAAGGTATTGCAGGCGCTTGACTATCCGACCGAAGCCTTCCGCTCGAAAAGCTGGGAGGAGTTCGCCCAGCCCGGTGCGCCCGTCATGGATTTCGTGTTCACCGTCTGCGACAGCGCGGCTGGCGAGGCCTGTCCAGTTTGGCCGGGTCAGCCCATGACGGCGCATTGGGGGATCGAAGATCCGGCTGCGGCTGAGGGTACGAACATCGAGAAGGAGGCCGCCTTCGTTGCCGCCTTCCGCTATCTCAAGGCCCGGATTTCAGTGTTCACAGCGCTGCCGATCGCGAGCCTTGACCGCATGATCCTCGGCGCGAAGCTCGTTGAGATTGGCCAGTTGCAGGGCACGACCAAGCCGCGCCCGAGCGCGGCGTGA
- the arsC gene encoding arsenate reductase: MDVIIYHNPDCGTSRNTLAMIRNAGVEPHVIEYLKTPPSRALLGQLIERMGISARALLREKGAPYAELGLGDPALTESQLLDAMMAHPILINRPIVVSPKGVRLCRPSEEVLDLLPPQAGEFIKEDGERVIDEHGRRVATA; encoded by the coding sequence ATGGACGTTATCATCTATCATAATCCTGACTGCGGTACCTCGCGCAACACACTGGCGATGATCCGTAATGCCGGTGTCGAGCCACATGTCATCGAATATTTGAAGACGCCGCCATCGCGGGCGTTGCTGGGGCAGCTCATCGAACGCATGGGCATCTCCGCCCGTGCGCTGCTGCGTGAGAAGGGTGCTCCCTACGCAGAGCTGGGCCTCGGCGATCCGGCGCTGACCGAAAGCCAGCTTCTCGATGCCATGATGGCTCATCCGATCCTCATCAACCGGCCGATCGTTGTCAGTCCGAAGGGGGTACGGCTGTGCCGCCCTTCTGAAGAGGTGCTCGATCTGCTGCCGCCCCAAGCAGGCGAGTTCATCAAGGAAGATGGCGAGCGCGTCATAGATGAGCACGGCCGTCGCGTCGCGACGGCGTAA